A window of Melopsittacus undulatus isolate bMelUnd1 chromosome 2, bMelUnd1.mat.Z, whole genome shotgun sequence contains these coding sequences:
- the LOC117438997 gene encoding proline-rich protein 2-like encodes MPGFATLPPARPSLFAPGPQGRSRRQQSRPWPRPPEPGRPAVLADRRAPAPRSEEPRGGTGAAPLQRMPGFATLPPARPSLFAPAPQGHCRRQQGQTRPRQPRPVRTTGPPECPDPRPGLNSQEGALVLRLLSVLLSSQHCPLPAPPSSPPPHRAIAVGNKAQHDPGRSGPASLQACPNARQPRPGPNSHEGDWCCASSAHAWLRNAAPRSRLTLRPQPTGPLQSATSPPRPRPLGPGRPAGPPKGRATAPGPEEPQGVTGAVPLQRTPGFSTLPPARR; translated from the coding sequence atgcctggcttcgcaacgctgcccccaGCCCGCCCCTCCctcttcgcccccggcccacagggccgttcTCGTCGGCAGCAAAGCCGCCCCTGGCCCCGGCCACCCGAGCCCGGGCGCCCTGCAGTCCTGGCCGaccgccgggcccccgcgcccaggTCCGAAGAGCcacgagggggcactggtgctgcgcctcttcagcgcatgCCTGgattcgcaacgctgccccccgcccgcccctcactaTTCGCCCCCGCCCCACAGGGCCattgccgtcggcaacaaggccaAACGCGGCCCCGGCAGCCCAGGCCCGTCCGCACCACAGGCCCGCCCGAATGCCCGGACCCCCGCCCAGGGCTGAACAGCCAGGAGGGGGCATTGGTACTGCGCCTCTTAAGCGTACTCCTGTCTTCGCAACACTGCCCCCTGCCAGCCCCTCCCTCTTCGCCCCCGCCCCACAGGGCTattgccgtcggcaacaaggcccaaCACGACCCCGGACGGTCGGGCCCTGCCTCCCTGCAGGCCTGCCCGAACGCCAGGCAGCCGCGCCCGGGCCCGAACAGCCACGAGGGGGACTGGTGCTGTGCgtcttcagcgcacgcctggcttcgcaacgctgccccccgctcGCgcctcactcttcgcccccagcccacagggccgttgcaGTCGGCAACAAGTCCTCCACGGCCACGGCCGCTTGGGCCtggccgccctgcaggcccgcccaAAGGCCGGGCCACCGCGCCCGGGCCCGAAGAGCCACAAGGGGTCACTGGTGCTgtgcctcttcagcgcacgcctgggTTCtcaacgctgccccccgcccgccgctAA